The Staphylococcus sp. KG4-3 genome has a window encoding:
- the rimM gene encoding ribosome maturation factor RimM (Essential for efficient processing of 16S rRNA): MKVEVGKIVNTHGIKGEIKVKSNSDFTDIRFQPGEIVEIERKDKESLTFTISSYRMHKGLHMLTFEGINNINDIEHLKGETLVQERDHEEIELGEHEYYYSDIIGCTVFDEEDTPIGRVIEIFETGANDVWVVKGDKEYLIPYIADVVKKIDVEGRRIQISPMEGLLD, translated from the coding sequence ATGAAAGTTGAAGTAGGGAAGATTGTAAATACACATGGGATAAAAGGAGAAATCAAGGTAAAATCCAATTCAGATTTTACCGATATACGTTTTCAACCAGGTGAAATTGTTGAGATAGAACGTAAAGACAAAGAATCATTAACATTTACAATTTCATCATATAGAATGCATAAAGGACTTCATATGTTAACATTTGAAGGAATCAATAATATAAACGATATTGAACATTTAAAAGGTGAAACATTAGTTCAAGAACGTGATCATGAAGAAATTGAATTAGGTGAACATGAATATTATTATTCAGATATTATTGGTTGTACGGTCTTCGATGAAGAAGATACTCCAATTGGTCGTGTGATAGAAATTTTTGAAACAGGCGCCAATGATGTTTGGGTCGTTAAAGGAGATAAAGAATATTTAATACCTTATATTGCAGATGTAGTTAAAAAAATTGATGTCGAAGGTAGACGTATTCAAATCTCACCAATGGAAGGATTGTTAGATTAA
- the trmD gene encoding tRNA (guanosine(37)-N1)-methyltransferase TrmD, which translates to MKIDYLTLFPDMFNGVLNHSILKRAQEKDVLQVNTVDFRHFAENKHNQVDDYPYGGGQGMVLKPEPIFNAMDSIDKTADTRVILMCPQGRPFNQDIANELSQAEHLVFICGHYEGYDERIRENLVTDEISMGDYVLTGGELPAMVMTDAIVRLLPGVLGNQQSHEDDSFQDGLLEFPQYTRPREYKGMGVPDVLLSGNHANIEKWRHEQKIFRTWTKRPDLLNYDTMSQEDKEIIERYKKHLKKD; encoded by the coding sequence ATGAAGATTGATTATTTAACTCTATTTCCAGATATGTTTAATGGCGTGTTAAACCATTCTATTCTTAAGCGTGCTCAAGAAAAAGATGTGTTACAAGTCAATACTGTAGATTTTAGACATTTTGCAGAAAATAAACATAATCAAGTAGATGATTATCCTTATGGTGGTGGGCAAGGTATGGTATTAAAGCCTGAACCTATATTTAATGCAATGGATAGTATCGACAAGACAGCTGACACGAGAGTGATACTAATGTGTCCTCAAGGACGTCCATTTAATCAAGACATTGCTAATGAACTTAGTCAAGCAGAGCATTTAGTTTTTATTTGTGGTCATTATGAAGGTTATGATGAAAGAATCCGTGAAAATTTAGTGACGGATGAGATTTCCATGGGGGATTATGTATTAACTGGTGGAGAGCTACCAGCAATGGTAATGACTGATGCAATTGTTAGGCTACTGCCTGGTGTGTTAGGTAATCAACAATCACATGAAGATGATTCATTTCAAGATGGTTTGCTAGAATTCCCTCAATATACAAGGCCGCGTGAATATAAAGGGATGGGTGTGCCAGATGTATTGTTGTCAGGTAATCATGCAAATATTGAAAAATGGCGTCATGAGCAGAAAATTTTTAGAACTTGGACGAAGCGACCAGATCTTTTAAATTACGATACTATGTCTCAAGAAGACAAAGAGATTATAGAAAGATACAAAAAGCATTTGAAAAAAGACTAA
- the rplS gene encoding 50S ribosomal protein L19, whose translation MSNHKLIEAVTQSQLRTDLPSFRPGDTLKVHVRIIEGTRERIQVFEGVVIKRRGGGISETFTVRKISSGVGVERTFPLHTPKIEKIEVPRRGKVRRAKLYYLRELRGKAARIKEIR comes from the coding sequence ATGAGTAATCACAAATTAATCGAAGCAGTAACTCAATCGCAATTACGCACTGACTTACCTTCATTCCGTCCGGGTGACACTTTAAAAGTGCACGTACGTATTATTGAAGGTACACGTGAACGTATCCAAGTATTCGAAGGTGTAGTAATCAAGCGCCGTGGTGGAGGCATTTCAGAAACTTTCACTGTACGTAAGATTTCTTCAGGTGTAGGTGTGGAACGTACATTCCCATTACACACACCAAAAATCGAAAAAATTGAAGTTCCACGTCGTGGTAAAGTTCGTCGTGCTAAATTATACTACCTACGTGAATTACGTGGTAAGGCTGCTAGAATTAAAGAAATTCGTTAA